Within Actinosynnema pretiosum, the genomic segment TGCGGCTGAGCGCCAGGGAGTCGCCGGTGTGGTGGGCGATGTCCTGGATCTCGGGCAGCTGGTAGTTGTGCGCCAGGATGACCGCGTCGCGCTCGCGGGCCAGCCGCAGCACCTCCTCGCGCCAGTCGGCGTCGGGCGCGATCCCGTCGTACGCGCCGTCCGAGGCGCGCTCCAGATAAGCGGTGGCAGCCATGAGTGGTCCTTCCCCGAGCCCCGTCGCCAGGTTTTCGCCCAGGGGACGAAAACAAGGTCGATAGTATCATCGGGTGGGACTCGCGGAACATGAGGTGCTGGCCGCCGTCCTCCAGGTGAGAGCCGGGTCACTCCAGGTCATGCTGTGGGAGCGGGGTCGGGAGCCGCAGGCGGGGCGCTGGTCGCTGCCAGGGGGGAAGCTCGGTCCCACCGAGGACGTGGAGGAGTCGATCCGGCGGCAGCTCGCCGAGAAGGTCGACGCGCGGCAGCTCGCGCACGTGGAGCAGCTGGCGGTGTTCAGCGCGCCGGGGCGCACGCCGGGGCAGCGGGTGGTCGCCACCGCGTTCCTCGGCCTGGTGCCGTGCGACGTGGACCCTGCGGTGCCGTCCGACACCGGCTGGCACCCGGTGGACGCGCTCCCGGCCACGGCGTTC encodes:
- a CDS encoding NUDIX hydrolase; amino-acid sequence: MGLAEHEVLAAVLQVRAGSLQVMLWERGREPQAGRWSLPGGKLGPTEDVEESIRRQLAEKVDARQLAHVEQLAVFSAPGRTPGQRVVATAFLGLVPCDVDPAVPSDTGWHPVDALPATAFDHEAIVRRARQRLASKLSYTNLGFALAPPEFTISALRELYSAALGYPVAATNLQRVLSRRGLLEPTGATSPPGPAGGRPAALFRFASRGMRVTDPFAVLRPPSGRSVGP